Proteins encoded in a region of the Thermocaproicibacter melissae genome:
- the mutL gene encoding DNA mismatch repair endonuclease MutL, which translates to MGKINVLDKHIADLIAAGEVVERPASAIKELIENSIDAGATAVTVEIRNGGVTYLRVTDNGCGIAREDVPVAFLSHATSKIAGKDDLRAIGTLGFRGEALASIAAVARVEMLTRTADELAGTRYGIEGGREQYCEDAGCAEGTTIVVRDLFYNTPARMKFLKKDITEGNAVAAVVDKEALAHPEVSFRFLRDGRETLRTPGDGNLKSAVYAVFGREFTESLIPLDYELNGVKAFGFISSPAAARPNRSMQNFFINGRYVKTRTAMVALEEAFKGSLMVGKVPACVLHLTVPLEAVDVNVHPSKIEVRFLNERPIFDAVYHGVKAALNVGDKPHILKLADSAVQPKKRETPPMQMRFSAPLPKQKTEPEKPVHIVPTVREQPIPTVPKAVPAMSFHAAVKAPDIEFSEEEPAAKPLKPSQPPVSEKSEKVPEPEPQYTAEPEPAVPEEKPERLIGEAFGTYILLERGDDIIFVDKHAAHERLLYEKLKAQSGESDRQLLLEPVSVTLSKDEYSAVLESLDICAKAGFEIEDFGMGTVLVRTAPMILGGNGVAEAVMEIAGYLASNKTDLTTEKVDWLYHNIACRAAVKAGDPASSRELIDLVHRAEREGVRYCPHGRPVFFILTRKELERQFGRIQ; encoded by the coding sequence ATGGGAAAAATCAATGTCCTTGATAAGCATATTGCCGACCTGATTGCGGCCGGCGAGGTGGTGGAGCGTCCGGCGTCCGCCATCAAGGAATTGATTGAAAACTCCATTGATGCCGGTGCAACCGCCGTTACAGTCGAGATACGCAATGGAGGGGTTACTTACCTGCGCGTGACGGACAACGGCTGCGGCATCGCGCGCGAAGATGTGCCTGTCGCTTTTTTAAGCCATGCAACCAGCAAGATTGCCGGAAAAGATGATTTGCGGGCAATCGGTACACTTGGCTTCCGCGGAGAGGCACTCGCCTCGATTGCCGCGGTTGCCCGCGTCGAAATGCTGACGCGCACGGCGGATGAGCTTGCCGGAACAAGGTACGGAATCGAGGGCGGGAGAGAACAATACTGTGAAGACGCTGGCTGCGCCGAAGGAACAACTATCGTAGTGCGTGACCTGTTCTACAATACGCCCGCCCGAATGAAGTTCCTGAAAAAGGACATCACGGAGGGCAACGCGGTAGCCGCCGTTGTGGACAAAGAGGCCCTTGCCCATCCGGAGGTTTCATTCCGATTCCTGCGCGACGGGCGTGAAACATTGCGTACCCCCGGTGACGGAAATCTGAAATCTGCTGTTTATGCTGTCTTTGGCAGAGAGTTTACCGAAAGTCTCATCCCGCTTGATTACGAGTTAAACGGTGTAAAGGCTTTCGGATTCATCAGCAGCCCTGCGGCTGCTCGCCCGAACCGCAGTATGCAAAACTTTTTTATCAACGGGCGTTATGTAAAAACCCGCACCGCCATGGTGGCCCTCGAAGAAGCCTTTAAGGGTTCGCTGATGGTGGGAAAGGTTCCTGCCTGTGTGCTGCACCTTACCGTTCCGCTTGAAGCGGTGGATGTCAATGTGCATCCGTCCAAAATCGAAGTCCGCTTTCTCAATGAGCGCCCGATTTTTGACGCTGTCTACCACGGAGTGAAAGCCGCGTTGAACGTGGGGGACAAGCCTCATATTCTAAAGCTTGCTGATTCCGCCGTGCAGCCGAAAAAACGCGAAACACCGCCAATGCAGATGCGTTTTTCGGCGCCGCTCCCAAAGCAAAAGACAGAGCCGGAAAAACCGGTCCACATTGTACCTACGGTCAGGGAACAGCCAATTCCAACCGTACCGAAGGCCGTTCCGGCGATGTCCTTTCATGCGGCAGTAAAAGCACCGGATATTGAATTCAGCGAAGAAGAGCCTGCTGCAAAGCCGCTAAAACCATCGCAACCGCCTGTATCGGAAAAAAGCGAAAAAGTGCCTGAGCCGGAACCGCAATACACCGCCGAGCCAGAACCGGCTGTTCCGGAAGAAAAGCCGGAGCGGCTGATTGGGGAGGCGTTCGGTACCTACATCCTTCTTGAGCGCGGCGATGATATCATATTTGTGGATAAGCACGCGGCGCACGAGCGGCTTCTTTATGAAAAGCTGAAGGCGCAGAGCGGGGAAAGCGACCGTCAGCTTTTACTGGAGCCGGTTTCGGTTACGCTTTCAAAAGATGAGTACTCCGCAGTGCTCGAGTCTCTTGACATCTGTGCAAAAGCAGGGTTTGAGATTGAAGATTTCGGCATGGGAACAGTCCTAGTGCGCACAGCGCCGATGATTCTCGGCGGAAACGGTGTAGCGGAGGCTGTCATGGAGATTGCCGGCTACCTTGCTTCCAATAAAACGGATCTTACAACGGAAAAAGTGGACTGGCTGTATCACAACATAGCTTGCCGTGCCGCGGTAAAAGCAGGAGA
- the mutS gene encoding DNA mismatch repair protein MutS: protein MASLSPMMQQYFEIKKKNPDTILFFRLGDFYEMFYDDAKLASRELDLTLTGRDCGQPERAPMCGVPFHSYETYVAKLIAKGYKVAICEQLEDPALAKGLVKRDIIRVITPGTVLESSMLDEARNNFICSLNVQGNRAGVCFADVSTGELHATKLSAKDAAALTEQLCNELSRFSPREILINQGALDLSALPEFIKNRLNASLELLDSEKFDSQSAVPVLTEQFHKSPEELDLADKPEIEGALGALLGYLKETERTGLESMDSIDLYSGEQFMRLNLTTRRNLELLETMRSKEKRGSLLWVLDRTRTPMGKRLIRSWVERPLLNPAAITRRLNAVEELTRDSILRDSLSEQLYGIHDLERLMSRIVYGSANGRELRSLSDAAAKLPTLKHLLKDCKSDLLCKIYEEIDGLEDVHELIESAIVEEPPFSVREGGIIKPGFSEELDQLKGDMTDGRGIIAKIEAKERERTGIPKLKVGYNRVFGYYIEVTNAYKDQVPPEYIRKQTLTNCERFITPELKELEGRILGAHDKSVQLEYELFTSVRKQVAAQMERVQRTAQAVARLDVLLSLAQVSVDRNYVRPVVNLSGRIVLKESRHPVVEALLEEPFVPNDVLLDKDENRVAIITGPNMAGKSTYMRQIALIVIMAQIGCFVPASSAEIGITDAIFTRVGASDDLAAGQSTFMVEMAEVADIVKNATSDSLLILDEIGRGTSTFDGMSIARAVLEYVADKKRLGAKTLFATHYHELTALEGLIPGVKNYNIAVKKRGDDITFLRRIVRGGADDSYGIEVAKLAGVPNVIIERAKQILKEINEGKDVSMPVRLAAQRNTEEENGQIALTPPNEVEIMERLKTLDVNTLTPIECMNTLFELSKLAQ from the coding sequence ATGGCATCACTTTCTCCCATGATGCAGCAGTACTTTGAAATCAAAAAGAAAAACCCGGACACGATCCTGTTTTTCCGCCTCGGCGACTTCTATGAAATGTTCTATGATGACGCGAAGCTTGCGTCCCGGGAACTGGATCTTACCCTTACTGGGAGAGACTGCGGTCAGCCGGAGCGCGCGCCGATGTGCGGTGTACCGTTTCACAGCTACGAAACTTATGTTGCAAAGCTGATTGCAAAGGGTTACAAGGTCGCCATCTGCGAGCAGCTGGAAGACCCCGCTCTCGCAAAAGGACTTGTGAAAAGAGACATCATCCGCGTGATTACGCCGGGCACGGTGCTGGAAAGCAGCATGCTCGACGAAGCGCGGAATAATTTTATTTGCTCGCTGAATGTGCAGGGAAACCGAGCCGGTGTCTGTTTTGCCGATGTTTCAACGGGCGAGCTTCATGCGACGAAACTTTCTGCAAAGGACGCCGCAGCACTGACAGAACAGCTTTGCAATGAACTGTCTCGCTTTTCCCCGAGGGAAATTCTCATCAATCAGGGCGCACTCGATTTATCCGCCCTTCCCGAATTTATCAAGAACCGCCTGAACGCGAGCCTTGAACTGCTTGACAGCGAAAAGTTTGATTCCCAGTCTGCTGTTCCAGTTCTTACGGAGCAATTCCATAAGTCGCCGGAGGAGCTGGACCTTGCGGACAAGCCCGAAATTGAGGGTGCGCTTGGCGCTTTGCTCGGCTACCTGAAAGAGACGGAACGCACAGGCCTTGAAAGCATGGATTCCATTGACCTTTACAGCGGCGAGCAGTTCATGCGTCTGAATCTGACGACACGCCGCAACCTTGAACTGCTGGAAACCATGCGAAGCAAGGAAAAGCGCGGTTCACTTCTGTGGGTGCTTGACCGCACACGCACTCCGATGGGCAAACGCCTTATCCGCAGCTGGGTGGAACGTCCTCTGCTAAATCCTGCGGCCATCACCCGGCGCTTAAACGCTGTGGAGGAATTGACGCGCGACAGCATTCTCCGCGACAGCCTTTCGGAGCAACTCTACGGGATTCATGACCTTGAGCGCCTGATGTCCCGCATTGTTTATGGTTCCGCAAACGGCAGGGAGCTGCGTAGCCTCTCGGATGCCGCGGCAAAGCTTCCGACTTTGAAACATTTGCTGAAAGACTGTAAATCGGATTTGCTTTGCAAGATATACGAGGAAATCGACGGCCTTGAAGATGTTCATGAACTGATTGAAAGCGCCATTGTGGAAGAACCGCCGTTTTCCGTTCGTGAAGGCGGAATTATCAAGCCCGGGTTCAGCGAAGAACTGGACCAGCTCAAGGGCGATATGACGGACGGGCGCGGCATCATTGCGAAGATTGAAGCGAAGGAACGCGAGCGCACGGGAATCCCAAAGCTCAAAGTCGGCTACAACCGGGTATTTGGCTATTACATAGAAGTCACAAACGCATACAAGGACCAAGTGCCTCCGGAATACATCAGAAAACAGACCTTGACCAACTGCGAACGCTTCATCACACCGGAGCTGAAGGAACTGGAAGGCCGAATTCTCGGCGCACACGACAAATCCGTTCAGCTGGAATATGAATTGTTTACCTCTGTGCGAAAGCAGGTCGCGGCGCAGATGGAACGCGTGCAGCGCACGGCGCAGGCTGTTGCAAGGCTAGACGTGTTGCTTTCTCTGGCGCAGGTTTCTGTTGATCGGAACTATGTCAGACCCGTTGTGAACCTCAGCGGCAGAATCGTTTTGAAAGAAAGCCGTCATCCGGTTGTCGAAGCACTCCTCGAGGAGCCTTTTGTTCCGAACGATGTATTGCTCGACAAGGACGAAAACCGCGTTGCAATCATTACCGGCCCGAACATGGCGGGAAAATCGACTTATATGCGTCAAATCGCGCTGATCGTGATTATGGCGCAGATTGGCTGCTTTGTGCCCGCTTCCAGTGCGGAAATCGGGATTACGGACGCAATCTTCACCCGTGTCGGCGCTTCCGACGATTTGGCGGCGGGGCAGTCCACCTTCATGGTGGAAATGGCCGAGGTGGCTGATATTGTAAAAAATGCAACGTCAGACAGCCTTTTGATTCTCGACGAGATCGGCCGCGGCACATCGACTTTTGACGGAATGAGCATTGCACGCGCCGTCCTCGAATATGTAGCGGACAAAAAGCGCCTCGGCGCAAAGACGCTGTTTGCGACGCATTACCATGAACTCACCGCGCTGGAAGGCTTAATTCCCGGCGTAAAAAACTACAACATCGCCGTGAAAAAGCGCGGCGACGATATTACATTCCTTCGCCGCATTGTGCGCGGCGGTGCCGATGATAGCTACGGCATCGAAGTTGCAAAGCTCGCTGGAGTGCCGAATGTCATCATCGAAAGAGCAAAGCAGATTTTGAAAGAAATCAACGAAGGCAAAGATGTTTCCATGCCGGTGCGCCTTGCGGCACAGCGAAACACAGAGGAAGAAAACGGGCAGATTGCTCTGACTCCGCCGAATGAAGTGGAGATTATGGAACGACTCAAAACCTTAGACGTCAATACACTGACGCCGATTGAATGTATGAACACGCTGTTTGAACTGTCCAAGCTGGCACAGTGA
- a CDS encoding YlbF family regulator, translating to MDNIIEQARAIGKAIQKDERYLKTQLALQAADEDKELQDLIGQYNLKRMSIQNEMQKPERDEEKLRAYQTELNGLYETIMKNPRMIAYNEARKDFDLLLRRVDAIISQSANGVDPDTADYQESSCSGNCGSCSGCH from the coding sequence ATGGATAATATTATCGAACAGGCAAGAGCAATCGGCAAGGCTATCCAGAAGGATGAGCGCTATCTGAAAACGCAGTTGGCACTGCAGGCTGCAGACGAAGACAAAGAACTGCAGGACCTTATCGGTCAGTATAATCTCAAGCGCATGTCCATTCAAAATGAGATGCAGAAGCCGGAACGCGACGAGGAAAAACTCAGAGCATACCAAACGGAGCTTAACGGCCTTTATGAAACCATTATGAAAAATCCGCGTATGATTGCCTATAACGAGGCGAGGAAAGATTTTGACCTTCTTCTGCGCCGCGTTGACGCCATTATTTCCCAGAGCGCCAACGGCGTGGACCCCGATACTGCGGATTATCAGGAATCTTCCTGCAGCGGCAACTGCGGTTCCTGCAGTGGATGCCACTGA
- the miaB gene encoding tRNA (N6-isopentenyl adenosine(37)-C2)-methylthiotransferase MiaB, which translates to MKNNLSERLPEPQHPKEFYISEVRKIMQVRKRGKVPMALVHTYGCQQNVADSEKIKGFLAQMGFSFTEDEEEADFILFNTCAVRGHAENRVFGNVGALKDLKRRHPSLIISLCGCMMEEKQASEHIKQKFPFVNLVFGTHVLHRFPELLWTALTASRRVFERGDEQEDARIVEGLPIHRDGTTRAWLTVMYGCDNFCSYCIVPYVRGRERSREPEAILDEFRSIVADGYKDITLLGQNVNSYGKKLERPINFSQLLRMLDAVDGDYRLRFMTSHPKDATHELIDTMAEGRHICHHLHLPVQAGSNRILKEMNRGYTREKYLALVEYARKKIPDLSLTTDIIVGFPGETYEEFRETVSLVREVGFTSLFTFIYSPREGTRAARLPDPVPYEEKARWLQELCAEQEKISAERCAKEVGKTYRVLVEKQNEKDGLLCGRTDGNVIVLFEGSKELIGNFAEVKITAARNWILRGELIQ; encoded by the coding sequence TTGAAAAACAATTTGTCGGAGCGTCTGCCGGAGCCACAGCATCCGAAGGAGTTTTATATTTCTGAAGTCCGAAAAATCATGCAGGTCCGCAAGCGTGGCAAGGTGCCGATGGCCCTTGTTCACACATACGGCTGTCAGCAGAATGTAGCTGACAGTGAAAAAATAAAGGGCTTTCTGGCCCAGATGGGTTTCTCTTTCACCGAGGATGAAGAAGAAGCCGATTTCATTCTGTTCAACACTTGTGCGGTTCGGGGGCATGCGGAGAATCGTGTGTTCGGAAATGTTGGTGCGCTTAAGGATCTGAAACGCCGTCATCCGTCGCTGATTATTTCATTGTGCGGCTGCATGATGGAAGAAAAGCAGGCCTCAGAGCATATCAAGCAAAAATTTCCATTTGTCAACCTTGTATTCGGAACCCACGTTCTTCATCGCTTTCCGGAACTGCTTTGGACGGCGTTGACGGCAAGCCGCCGTGTTTTTGAACGCGGAGACGAGCAGGAAGATGCCCGCATCGTGGAAGGCCTTCCAATCCACCGTGACGGTACAACGCGTGCTTGGCTCACCGTCATGTATGGGTGCGACAATTTCTGCTCCTACTGCATTGTGCCGTATGTCCGTGGAAGGGAAAGAAGCCGCGAACCTGAGGCAATTCTTGACGAATTTCGTTCCATTGTGGCAGATGGTTATAAAGACATTACCCTTTTGGGGCAGAATGTAAATTCTTACGGCAAAAAGCTGGAACGTCCAATCAACTTTTCGCAGCTTTTGCGGATGCTTGACGCTGTGGACGGAGATTACCGTCTCAGGTTCATGACGTCCCACCCGAAAGATGCGACCCATGAGCTGATTGACACCATGGCGGAAGGCAGACACATCTGCCATCATCTTCACCTTCCGGTGCAGGCCGGCAGCAACAGAATTCTGAAAGAGATGAACCGCGGATATACGCGAGAGAAGTATCTCGCGCTGGTAGAGTACGCCCGCAAGAAAATTCCGGATCTTTCTCTTACAACAGACATTATTGTCGGTTTTCCCGGGGAAACTTATGAAGAGTTCCGTGAAACCGTAAGCCTTGTCCGCGAGGTTGGGTTCACTTCTCTGTTTACCTTTATCTATTCGCCGCGCGAAGGAACACGGGCTGCACGCCTGCCCGACCCAGTGCCCTATGAGGAAAAAGCCAGATGGCTTCAGGAGCTTTGTGCCGAGCAGGAGAAGATTTCCGCGGAGCGTTGTGCGAAGGAAGTCGGAAAGACTTATCGGGTGCTCGTTGAAAAGCAAAACGAGAAAGACGGCCTTTTATGCGGCCGCACGGACGGTAACGTCATCGTTTTGTTCGAGGGCAGCAAAGAACTCATCGGCAATTTTGCAGAGGTAAAAATCACCGCCGCACGCAACTGGATTCTGCGCGGCGAGTTAATCCAATAA
- a CDS encoding stealth family protein, whose translation MPDIDFVITWVDGNDPNWRAEKQRFQLTQDSDDRDIRYRDWNTLRYWFRAVENYAPWVNRVHFVTWGHIPAWLNVNNPKLHIVRHSDYIPSEYLPTFNSHPIELNLHRIPGLTEQFVYFNDDTFLNAPVKPTDFFRNGIPVDQLIFDVGYPSDNQISEITYNNYRLISKYVDKRKMLCRDARKIFYPLYGLPGLKNLFVLPFPYFTGFYNHHLPISFTKTAFEQMWAQEYSAFDETCRHRFRTSSDISPWVIRYWNLAQGNVIPCSYRHGKIFEISSHNKKMYHALLHSRYKMICCNDGASDFDFDEVRSQLITVFETKLPKKSSFEI comes from the coding sequence ATGCCAGACATAGATTTTGTGATTACCTGGGTTGATGGGAATGATCCCAATTGGCGTGCAGAGAAGCAACGATTCCAATTGACGCAGGATAGCGATGACAGAGACATTCGCTACCGTGACTGGAACACTTTGCGCTACTGGTTCCGTGCTGTCGAAAATTACGCTCCGTGGGTAAACCGCGTCCATTTTGTAACATGGGGGCATATTCCTGCTTGGCTAAATGTTAATAATCCAAAGCTCCACATTGTTCGGCATAGTGATTATATACCATCCGAGTATCTTCCCACATTTAACTCCCACCCTATTGAACTGAATTTACATCGTATTCCGGGATTAACCGAACAATTTGTTTACTTTAATGATGATACGTTTTTAAATGCCCCTGTGAAGCCGACCGATTTCTTTCGGAACGGGATTCCTGTCGACCAGCTTATCTTTGATGTAGGATATCCGTCGGATAATCAAATCTCCGAAATTACCTACAACAATTACCGGCTCATCAGCAAATACGTAGATAAGCGAAAAATGCTGTGCCGTGATGCCAGAAAAATATTTTATCCATTGTATGGATTACCGGGACTGAAAAATCTATTCGTCCTGCCTTTTCCATATTTCACAGGTTTTTATAATCATCATCTCCCTATCAGCTTTACAAAAACAGCCTTTGAGCAGATGTGGGCACAGGAATATTCTGCTTTTGATGAAACCTGCCGGCATCGCTTTCGTACCAGTTCCGATATCAGCCCTTGGGTAATTCGTTATTGGAACCTAGCACAAGGAAATGTGATTCCTTGTTCCTATCGTCACGGGAAAATTTTTGAAATTTCCAGCCATAATAAAAAGATGTATCATGCGCTTTTACATTCCCGCTACAAAATGATTTGTTGCAATGACGGTGCTTCAGATTTTGATTTTGATGAAGTACGTTCCCAATTAATAACTGTATTTGAAACAAAGCTTCCAAAGAAAAGCAGTTTTGAAATTTAA
- a CDS encoding tRNA lysidine(34) synthetase: MEPFEQAERSITKKYRRQIWLPFLSAVKQYELIQQGDRIAVCISGGKDSMLLAKCMQHLQKYSDFPFEVEYLVMDPGYNAQNRRQIIQNAEALHLPIHIFDTRIFEITEATGRNPCYLCAKMRRGCLYKHARELGCNKIALGHHFDDVIETTLMSMLYGAEIRTMMPKLHSLHYPGMELIRPLYLVREADIIAWKNYNNLTFLQCACRFTESCAAGQSDSKRQEMKRLIAQLRKGNPNIDKNIFHSMENVNLETVIGYRRGSERHNFLENYNK; this comes from the coding sequence ATGGAACCCTTTGAACAGGCTGAAAGAAGCATTACAAAGAAATACCGCAGACAGATTTGGCTGCCCTTTCTTTCAGCTGTAAAACAATATGAGTTGATTCAACAGGGAGACCGCATCGCTGTCTGCATATCCGGCGGGAAAGATTCCATGCTTCTTGCAAAGTGCATGCAACACCTGCAAAAATACAGCGATTTTCCCTTTGAAGTGGAGTATCTGGTCATGGACCCCGGATACAACGCGCAGAATCGGCGGCAAATCATTCAGAACGCCGAGGCTCTGCATCTGCCGATTCATATTTTTGATACGCGGATTTTTGAAATTACGGAGGCGACCGGCCGCAACCCATGCTACCTTTGTGCAAAAATGCGGCGCGGATGCCTCTATAAGCACGCTCGAGAACTCGGCTGCAACAAAATTGCGCTTGGACATCACTTTGACGACGTCATTGAAACGACGCTGATGAGCATGCTATACGGGGCGGAAATCCGAACGATGATGCCGAAGCTCCACAGCCTGCATTATCCCGGAATGGAACTGATCCGCCCATTATATCTCGTGCGTGAAGCGGACATCATCGCTTGGAAAAACTACAACAACCTGACATTTCTTCAGTGCGCCTGCCGCTTCACCGAAAGCTGTGCCGCTGGGCAGAGTGACTCCAAGCGTCAGGAGATGAAACGGCTCATCGCCCAACTGCGAAAGGGAAACCCCAACATCGACAAAAACATTTTTCACAGCATGGAAAACGTGAATTTGGAAACCGTAATCGGATACCGCAGGGGCAGCGAACGGCATAATTTTCTGGAAAATTATAACAAATAG
- a CDS encoding DUF2156 domain-containing protein has translation MLNFKPLTLDDIPTIRPFLKYQQSRICDYSVGGIFMWREFFKTRYTIYHGVLIFQVRYLSGVTAFTVPLSPNPEGITIALEAIEQHCRETNLPLVFCTVPENVLPRFRERYPSAFIQPSRDWFDYLYLTEDLLSFRGKKYDGQRNHINKFRKMVPDYSFEEITEENLPQVCEFYDNFAKLYEKPSELAREESSKVKELLRNYDKYGLFGGVIKGDGKIISMSIGERVNDTLFVHVEKADIRYPGAYQVIVQEFLKHFAQERDTYVNREEDVGDPGLRKSKLSYHPTTLLEKSVVLVGDL, from the coding sequence ATGTTGAATTTTAAACCTCTAACTCTCGATGACATTCCAACCATAAGACCATTTTTGAAGTACCAGCAATCTAGAATCTGCGATTACTCCGTCGGCGGAATCTTCATGTGGCGTGAATTCTTCAAAACACGCTATACGATTTATCACGGTGTGCTGATTTTTCAGGTTCGCTATTTGAGCGGCGTGACCGCTTTCACGGTTCCCCTCTCCCCGAATCCGGAGGGAATTACCATCGCTCTGGAGGCCATTGAGCAGCACTGTCGGGAGACAAACCTTCCGCTTGTTTTCTGCACCGTTCCCGAAAATGTGCTGCCGAGATTCCGGGAGCGCTACCCTTCCGCCTTCATACAGCCCAGCCGTGACTGGTTCGATTACCTATATCTTACGGAAGACCTTCTTTCGTTCCGCGGCAAAAAATACGATGGTCAGCGAAACCATATCAACAAGTTCCGCAAGATGGTTCCTGACTATTCCTTTGAGGAAATCACCGAAGAGAATCTTCCGCAGGTCTGCGAATTCTATGATAATTTTGCAAAACTCTATGAGAAGCCAAGCGAACTTGCTCGTGAGGAAAGTTCAAAAGTAAAGGAACTTCTCCGCAATTATGATAAATACGGCCTGTTCGGGGGCGTGATTAAGGGAGATGGGAAGATTATCTCAATGTCAATCGGTGAAAGAGTCAACGATACCCTGTTTGTCCACGTTGAAAAAGCCGATATTCGCTACCCAGGAGCCTATCAGGTGATTGTGCAGGAATTTTTGAAGCACTTTGCCCAGGAAAGAGACACCTACGTCAACCGTGAAGAAGACGTCGGTGACCCGGGACTGAGGAAATCGAAGCTATCCTATCACCCGACGACGCTTTTGGAAAAAAGTGTCGTTTTAGTCGGAGATCTGTAA